A section of the Peptoanaerobacter stomatis genome encodes:
- a CDS encoding NAD(P)H-dependent glycerol-3-phosphate dehydrogenase has product MKVSVIGAGSWGSSLALVLKENNQDVCLYMRRKEQLDEFINNNTNSKYLKDIVFPKGIKYTNDLEFAIKFADIIILSVTAQSTRQYIELLKPYLKSEQIVVNVSKGIETGTNLRISQIYDEIIGKNNFVVLSGPSHAEEVSKKMPTTIVSSSKDLNMAKKVQHIFSNDYFRVYTNVDIIGVELGGALKNIIALGSGVCDAIGYGDNTKAAIITRGIHEISRLGIKLGANPTTFSGLSGIGDLIVTCTSKHSRNKRAGLYIAQGLNRMQVQEKVGMIVEGISTTLAGYTLSVKHNVSMPITKTIYDVIYNDCDINQGIKDLMKRDKKSENLSEEIFVS; this is encoded by the coding sequence ATGAAAGTATCTGTAATAGGTGCAGGCAGTTGGGGGAGTTCATTGGCTTTGGTGCTGAAAGAGAACAATCAGGACGTGTGCCTATATATGAGAAGAAAAGAGCAATTAGATGAATTTATAAATAACAATACAAATTCAAAATATTTGAAAGATATTGTATTTCCAAAAGGAATAAAATATACAAATGATTTGGAATTTGCAATAAAATTTGCTGATATAATAATATTATCAGTTACTGCGCAATCCACAAGACAGTATATAGAATTATTAAAACCATATCTAAAGTCCGAACAAATTGTGGTTAATGTATCAAAAGGAATAGAAACAGGGACAAATTTGAGAATATCTCAGATATATGATGAAATTATAGGAAAAAACAATTTTGTGGTATTGTCAGGACCTTCTCATGCAGAAGAAGTTTCAAAAAAAATGCCTACAACTATAGTATCTTCGTCTAAAGATTTGAATATGGCAAAAAAAGTTCAGCATATATTTTCCAATGACTATTTTAGAGTTTATACTAATGTTGATATAATAGGAGTTGAGCTTGGAGGCGCATTAAAAAATATAATTGCCCTTGGAAGCGGAGTATGTGATGCCATAGGCTATGGTGATAATACGAAAGCTGCTATAATAACAAGGGGAATACACGAAATTTCGAGATTGGGCATAAAGTTGGGAGCAAATCCGACAACATTTTCAGGACTTAGCGGTATAGGTGATTTGATAGTGACTTGCACTTCTAAACATTCGAGAAATAAAAGAGCAGGTTTATATATAGCACAAGGTTTAAATAGAATGCAGGTTCAAGAAAAAGTAGGAATGATAGTAGAAGGAATCAGCACTACGTTGGCAGGATATACTTTGTCCGTAAAACACAATGTCTCCATGCCGATAACAAAAACAATATATGATGTAATTTATAACGATTGTGATATAAATCAAGGAATAAAAGATTTGATGAAGAGAGATAAAAAATCAGAAAATTTAAGTGAAGAAATATTTGTATCATAG